The following proteins come from a genomic window of Corynebacterium crudilactis:
- a CDS encoding PfkB family carbohydrate kinase: MAVGEIMDQRGELEFDQRRADVVMIGSQVVYGSIGLSAAVPVMHKEDLRVITIPTVLLSSMPRYASSHRQPMSDQWLAQSLIDLVDLGIIDEVSTISTGYFASASQVQLVATWLRGIRETHPHVRIVVDPIMGDSDVGIYVAAEIATAIYQQLCPLATGIIPNGFELSHMVGSEDARSLLGEYGEWIIVTSAAETADTTVNRLITRDDVQEISSATVETHVKGAGDVFAATLIAALHKDFPLIDAVTHASNAVRAGLQTKAL, encoded by the coding sequence ATGGCTGTCGGGGAAATTATGGACCAACGCGGCGAATTAGAGTTTGACCAGCGCCGCGCTGATGTCGTGATGATCGGCAGCCAGGTGGTTTATGGCTCAATAGGGCTGAGCGCCGCTGTTCCAGTGATGCACAAAGAAGACCTCCGCGTGATCACTATTCCGACTGTGCTCTTAAGTTCGATGCCGCGCTACGCCAGTTCGCACCGTCAGCCAATGTCAGATCAGTGGCTTGCTCAGTCGCTTATAGATCTGGTGGATCTGGGCATCATTGATGAAGTCTCCACAATTTCTACCGGCTACTTTGCCTCAGCCTCCCAGGTTCAATTAGTAGCTACATGGCTGCGGGGAATCCGCGAAACCCATCCGCATGTGCGCATCGTGGTGGATCCCATCATGGGAGATAGCGATGTCGGAATTTATGTCGCTGCAGAGATCGCCACCGCAATTTACCAGCAGTTATGCCCACTTGCTACCGGAATTATTCCGAATGGTTTTGAGCTTTCCCATATGGTTGGTAGCGAGGATGCGCGTTCTTTGCTGGGGGAATACGGTGAATGGATTATTGTCACCAGCGCTGCAGAAACTGCTGACACGACGGTCAACCGCCTGATCACTCGTGACGATGTGCAAGAAATCTCCTCCGCCACGGTCGAAACTCACGTCAAAGGCGCAGGCGATGTTTTCGCTGCAACATTAATCGCCGCACTGCATAAAGATTTTCCGCTTATCGACGCCGTCACCCACGCCTCCAACGCCGTCCGCGCCGGACTGCAGACCAAAGCGCTCTAG
- the rpf2 gene encoding resuscitation-promoting factor Rpf2: MAPHQKSRINQINSTRSVPLRLATGGVLATLLIGGVTAAATKKDVIVDVNGEQMSLVTMSGTVESVLAQAGVELGDQDIVTPALDSAISDEETVTVRTAKQVALVVEGQTQNLTTTAVSVEDLLQEVDGITRADAVDLDLSEAIPASGLEVKITKPKIVSINDGGKVTYVSVAAQTVEEALQLRDIEVGFQDRLNVAFDEKLKNNAQIQIDRVENQDVTETVPFDAEPTYVDDPEAPAGDETVVEEGAPGTKEVTRTVTLVNGHEEASTVINEVEVTAAKPATISRGTKTVAANSVWDQLAQCEAGGNWAINTGNGFSGGLQFHPQTWLAYGGGAFSGQASGASREQQISIAEKVQAAQGWGAWPACTASLGIR, from the coding sequence ATGGCGCCCCATCAAAAGTCACGGATCAACCAGATCAACAGCACCCGCTCGGTGCCGTTGCGGTTGGCAACCGGTGGCGTGCTTGCCACCTTGCTCATCGGAGGCGTCACCGCCGCTGCCACTAAAAAAGATGTCATTGTGGATGTCAATGGTGAGCAGATGTCCTTGGTGACAATGTCTGGCACTGTTGAATCCGTGCTGGCACAAGCAGGCGTTGAGCTTGGCGATCAAGACATCGTGACCCCTGCGCTGGATTCCGCTATTAGTGATGAAGAAACCGTCACGGTGCGCACTGCAAAGCAGGTTGCGCTCGTCGTGGAAGGCCAGACCCAAAATCTGACCACCACTGCGGTATCTGTGGAGGATCTTCTTCAGGAAGTTGATGGGATCACCCGCGCAGATGCTGTTGATTTGGATCTTTCGGAAGCTATCCCAGCATCCGGTCTGGAAGTAAAGATCACTAAGCCAAAGATCGTTTCCATCAATGATGGCGGCAAGGTCACCTATGTTTCTGTGGCTGCACAGACCGTGGAAGAAGCTCTCCAGCTGCGAGATATTGAGGTTGGTTTCCAAGACCGCCTGAACGTTGCTTTTGATGAGAAGCTGAAAAATAATGCTCAGATCCAGATTGATCGAGTAGAAAATCAGGATGTCACCGAAACTGTGCCATTCGATGCAGAACCAACTTATGTGGATGATCCTGAGGCACCAGCAGGGGATGAAACAGTTGTGGAAGAGGGCGCGCCGGGAACCAAGGAAGTTACCCGCACGGTGACCCTGGTTAATGGACATGAAGAAGCATCCACTGTGATCAATGAAGTTGAGGTCACTGCGGCGAAGCCTGCAACGATTAGCCGTGGTACCAAGACTGTTGCTGCGAATTCTGTTTGGGATCAGCTGGCACAGTGTGAAGCTGGCGGAAACTGGGCAATTAATACTGGTAACGGTTTCTCTGGTGGCCTGCAGTTCCACCCACAAACCTGGCTTGCATACGGTGGCGGAGCGTTTTCTGGACAAGCTTCAGGAGCAAGCCGTGAGCAGCAAATTTCCATCGCAGAAAAGGTTCAGGCGGCACAGGGCTGGGGAGCATGGCCTGCCTGCACCGCCAGCTTGGGCATCCGATAG
- a CDS encoding TatD family hydrolase encodes MSKKKPRPIPVPAQFIPGLIDAHTHLASCGGDLAELVGRAKGAGVEKLCTVGDGLAEAELALEAAQEFGNVFAACAIHPTKADQLDGAARERLTQMAADPNCVAIGETGLDTYWIKHDPENTASLEVQEEALRWHIDLAISVNKPLMIHNREADADLMRVLADAPAPQDTILHCFSSPLDVAKEALDRGYILSFAGNVTFKRNEELREAARLAPISQILIETDAPYMTPEPFRGGRNEPSLIGHTALCIAEAKGMAVEELAQALNENFDRVYGIAN; translated from the coding sequence ATGTCTAAGAAAAAGCCACGCCCAATTCCTGTTCCTGCTCAATTTATCCCTGGTCTCATTGATGCTCATACACATTTGGCATCGTGTGGGGGAGATCTCGCTGAGTTGGTGGGGAGGGCGAAAGGGGCGGGCGTCGAAAAGCTATGTACCGTCGGCGATGGTTTGGCTGAAGCGGAGCTGGCGCTGGAGGCGGCGCAGGAGTTTGGCAATGTTTTTGCTGCGTGCGCGATTCACCCCACTAAGGCTGATCAGTTGGATGGGGCTGCGCGTGAGCGGTTGACGCAGATGGCTGCAGATCCCAATTGTGTGGCCATTGGTGAGACTGGTTTGGATACGTATTGGATCAAGCATGATCCGGAGAATACTGCTTCTTTGGAGGTTCAGGAAGAGGCGTTGCGGTGGCATATTGATTTAGCGATCAGTGTGAACAAGCCGTTGATGATTCACAATCGGGAAGCGGATGCGGATTTGATGCGGGTGTTGGCGGATGCTCCGGCACCACAAGATACGATTTTGCATTGTTTTTCTTCGCCGTTGGATGTGGCTAAGGAAGCATTGGATCGCGGTTATATATTGAGTTTTGCGGGCAATGTGACTTTTAAGCGGAATGAGGAGTTGCGGGAGGCTGCTCGTCTTGCGCCGATTTCCCAGATCCTGATTGAAACCGATGCGCCGTATATGACACCGGAGCCGTTCCGTGGTGGGCGAAATGAACCGTCGTTGATTGGTCATACTGCGCTCTGCATCGCTGAGGCGAAGGGGATGGCTGTGGAAGAGTTGGCCCAGGCGTTGAATGAGAATTTTGATCGGGTTTATGGGATCGCAAACTAA
- the rsmA gene encoding 16S rRNA (adenine(1518)-N(6)/adenine(1519)-N(6))-dimethyltransferase RsmA, giving the protein MEEPSGAQLLGPVEIRALAEKLDVTPTKKLGQNFVHDPNTVRRIVAAAELTPDDHVVEVGPGLGSLTLALVESAATVTAVEIDPRLAAELPETFQWRAPALAHKLSIVLKDALKVQQSDMAVQPTALVANLPYNVSVPVLLHMMEEFPTINKVLVMVQAEVADRLAADPGSKIYGVPSVKASFYGPVTRAGSIGKNVFWPAPKIESGLVKIVREDTPWAQDDETRKKVWPVIDAAFLQRRKTLRAALSGHYGSAPAAEEALRAADIDPTLRGEKLDVTDYVRLAGVLQNKDQQ; this is encoded by the coding sequence ATGGAAGAACCTTCAGGTGCACAGCTGCTCGGCCCGGTAGAAATCCGTGCGCTGGCAGAAAAGCTCGATGTCACACCAACGAAGAAGTTGGGGCAAAACTTTGTTCATGACCCCAACACAGTCCGCCGCATTGTTGCCGCGGCAGAATTGACCCCCGATGATCACGTTGTAGAGGTCGGACCAGGGCTGGGTTCCTTGACCCTTGCTCTGGTGGAATCTGCAGCAACGGTTACTGCAGTGGAAATTGATCCACGCCTGGCGGCAGAACTGCCGGAGACATTTCAGTGGCGTGCTCCCGCACTTGCTCACAAATTGAGCATTGTGTTGAAAGATGCCCTCAAGGTGCAGCAATCCGATATGGCAGTACAGCCAACCGCGTTGGTTGCTAACTTGCCGTACAACGTATCTGTGCCAGTGCTGCTTCATATGATGGAAGAATTCCCGACCATCAACAAGGTCTTGGTGATGGTTCAGGCGGAAGTTGCTGATCGTTTGGCAGCAGACCCAGGCTCCAAGATCTATGGCGTGCCAAGCGTGAAAGCCTCCTTCTACGGACCTGTTACCCGCGCGGGTTCCATTGGCAAGAATGTATTTTGGCCTGCTCCGAAGATTGAATCCGGATTGGTCAAGATCGTTCGTGAAGATACGCCGTGGGCACAAGATGATGAGACCCGCAAGAAGGTGTGGCCTGTGATTGATGCTGCGTTCTTGCAGCGTCGTAAAACCCTCAGGGCTGCGCTTTCTGGACATTATGGATCGGCTCCAGCTGCCGAAGAAGCATTGCGCGCTGCTGATATTGACCCAACACTTCGTGGCGAAAAGCTCGATGTGACTGATTATGTGCGCCTTGCCGGGGTGTTGCAGAACAAGGATCAGCAGTGA
- a CDS encoding 4-(cytidine 5'-diphospho)-2-C-methyl-D-erythritol kinase, protein MRITAKAWAKTNLHLGVGPAREDGFHELMTVFQTIDLSDTVTLTTHDEELVEQGSVVKQLSVTGARGVPEDASNLAWRAVDALVARCPEKLPLPAVSVHIQKGIPVAGGMAGGSADAAATLRAVDAWIGPFGEDTLLEVAAELGSDVPFCLLGGTMRGTGRGEVLVDMLTRGKLHWVVAAMAHGLSTPEVFRKHDELNPPSHMDISALSEALLSGNSHEVGQQLHNDLSGAAFSLRPELRSVIQEGMHAGAQAGIVSGSGPTTVFLCDNAQQAQDIKDALLDAGQVYAAYTATGPAASSAEQRGAHILTIEK, encoded by the coding sequence GTGAGAATAACGGCCAAGGCGTGGGCGAAAACTAACCTGCATTTAGGGGTTGGGCCGGCTCGTGAAGATGGTTTTCATGAGCTCATGACGGTGTTTCAGACAATTGATTTATCTGACACCGTTACCTTGACTACCCACGATGAAGAGTTGGTGGAGCAGGGGAGCGTCGTTAAGCAATTATCTGTGACCGGGGCACGCGGTGTGCCTGAAGACGCCAGCAATCTTGCGTGGCGCGCAGTTGATGCGTTGGTGGCGCGGTGTCCGGAAAAGTTGCCGCTTCCGGCTGTTTCTGTGCACATTCAAAAAGGCATTCCCGTTGCTGGCGGCATGGCGGGCGGCTCTGCGGATGCGGCAGCCACCTTGCGTGCGGTCGATGCGTGGATCGGCCCTTTTGGCGAAGATACACTGCTAGAGGTTGCTGCAGAGCTTGGCTCTGATGTGCCGTTTTGCCTGCTTGGTGGCACCATGCGTGGCACTGGCCGGGGCGAGGTGCTGGTAGATATGCTCACTCGCGGGAAATTGCATTGGGTGGTTGCCGCGATGGCGCATGGTTTGTCCACGCCTGAGGTTTTCCGCAAGCATGATGAGCTGAATCCACCATCACATATGGATATCAGTGCGCTCAGCGAGGCCCTGTTGTCTGGCAACTCGCACGAAGTCGGGCAGCAGCTGCACAATGATCTCAGCGGCGCGGCCTTTAGTTTACGCCCGGAGCTGCGTAGCGTGATCCAAGAAGGAATGCACGCTGGTGCGCAGGCTGGAATCGTATCCGGCTCTGGCCCCACGACGGTATTCTTGTGCGATAATGCGCAACAAGCTCAAGACATTAAAGATGCGCTTCTCGACGCCGGCCAGGTGTACGCTGCTTACACAGCCACCGGACCTGCAGCATCGTCCGCTGAGCAACGTGGCGCACATATTTTGACAATAGAAAAATAA
- a CDS encoding NAD(P)-dependent oxidoreductase codes for MDRQAIGLIGSGSMGVPMARRLLEAGCDVAIHSRSKRKELTDLGVAYVATPLELAQQASRILVMLPDLPQLEPMLEGPDSLLAAGQELLIMVGSTSSAVRLRALADGVVKASDGLVEIIDCPVSGGVEGARRGTLSIMVGGRDDQYARAQSALSPCGTVHHLGPLGAGEVTKACNQMIVSATMLALGEATVLAERSGIEPAKLLEVLAGGYAGSTLLDSKKDKLIADSYEPGGIAAYMVKDLGFAADIAEATDTVTVLLPQLQAAYTELVDAGMGDEDLAVVRKFISRRAT; via the coding sequence GTGGATCGGCAGGCCATTGGACTGATCGGCAGTGGATCCATGGGGGTCCCGATGGCGCGGCGATTGCTCGAAGCTGGTTGCGATGTCGCCATCCACTCCCGCTCGAAGCGCAAGGAGCTCACCGATCTCGGCGTCGCCTATGTGGCTACGCCTCTGGAGCTGGCGCAACAGGCCAGCCGAATCCTCGTCATGCTGCCGGATCTGCCACAGCTCGAGCCGATGCTCGAGGGGCCCGACTCCCTGCTGGCTGCCGGCCAGGAACTGCTGATCATGGTGGGATCGACCTCGTCAGCCGTGCGTCTTCGCGCGCTGGCGGACGGCGTGGTCAAAGCCAGCGACGGCCTCGTCGAGATCATCGACTGCCCTGTGTCCGGCGGGGTGGAGGGAGCCCGGCGAGGGACCCTGTCCATCATGGTTGGCGGACGCGACGACCAGTACGCAAGGGCACAGTCCGCGCTCTCACCCTGCGGAACCGTGCACCATCTGGGCCCCCTGGGAGCTGGAGAAGTGACGAAGGCGTGCAATCAGATGATCGTTTCGGCAACGATGCTGGCCCTCGGGGAAGCGACCGTACTCGCAGAGCGCTCCGGCATTGAGCCGGCGAAGCTCCTGGAGGTGCTGGCGGGGGGATACGCCGGCTCCACGCTGCTGGATTCCAAGAAGGACAAGCTGATCGCAGACTCGTACGAACCAGGCGGCATCGCGGCGTACATGGTCAAGGACCTCGGGTTCGCCGCCGACATCGCCGAAGCGACCGACACCGTCACCGTGTTGCTGCCTCAGCTGCAGGCCGCCTATACGGAACTCGTCGATGCCGGGATGGGAGACGAGGACCTCGCCGTGGTCCGCAAGTTCATCTCCCGGAGGGCAACCTGA
- the ppk2 gene encoding polyphosphate kinase 2 — MGKKTADKDLPDFRKNPPKLDKKAYEKELKRLQAELVDLQQWVVETGARVVIVMEGRDAAGKGSAIKRITQYLNPRSARIEALPTPSSREKGQWYFQRYIEKLPTAGEIVIFDRSWYNRAGVERVMGFCTSQEYRRFLHQAPIFERLLVEDGIHLRKYWFSVSDDEQIERFEDRLSDPLRRWKLSPMDLQSITKWEDYSRAKDEMFIHTDIPSAPWYTVESEDKKRSRINVISHLLSTIPYEKIDRALPEIPERPDSESDYQRPPRDEFRYVPDIAAHLEEDRIKAKKDKKDKKKKKSKK; from the coding sequence ATGGGAAAGAAAACTGCAGACAAAGACCTTCCAGATTTCCGGAAGAACCCGCCAAAGTTGGATAAAAAAGCTTATGAAAAAGAATTAAAAAGGCTTCAAGCCGAACTTGTTGATTTGCAGCAGTGGGTTGTAGAAACCGGTGCCCGCGTGGTCATCGTCATGGAAGGCCGCGATGCCGCTGGTAAAGGTTCTGCCATCAAGCGCATTACCCAGTATCTCAACCCACGATCCGCACGGATCGAAGCGCTGCCCACCCCAAGCTCAAGGGAAAAAGGGCAGTGGTACTTCCAGCGTTATATTGAAAAACTTCCTACCGCGGGCGAAATCGTCATTTTTGACCGCTCCTGGTACAACCGTGCAGGCGTGGAACGCGTCATGGGCTTTTGCACCTCGCAGGAGTACCGTCGATTCCTTCACCAGGCGCCTATCTTTGAGCGCCTTCTTGTAGAAGATGGTATTCACCTGCGCAAATACTGGTTCTCTGTATCCGATGATGAGCAGATTGAGCGCTTTGAAGATCGTTTGAGCGATCCGTTGCGTCGTTGGAAGCTCTCTCCAATGGATTTGCAGTCCATCACTAAGTGGGAAGATTATTCTCGCGCCAAAGACGAGATGTTTATCCACACCGATATCCCTTCAGCGCCATGGTATACCGTGGAATCTGAAGACAAGAAGCGTTCTCGCATCAACGTGATCTCACATCTGTTGTCGACGATTCCTTATGAGAAAATCGACCGCGCATTGCCAGAGATCCCGGAGCGTCCAGATTCTGAATCTGATTATCAGCGTCCGCCTCGTGATGAATTCCGTTATGTACCAGATATCGCGGCGCATCTGGAAGAAGATCGCATTAAGGCCAAGAAGGATAAGAAAGACAAGAAGAAAAAGAAGTCCAAGAAGTAG
- a CDS encoding TRADD-N-associated membrane domain-containing protein — translation MNPSFILAQSAFQFPEEIALPLAVLSTALAAAGVATSASRALQKQRKREVHAIEDMVSKLESRREREKENLLKISTSLEESSGKSDDLNSSSPGKESDQDGNSVWVDPTHELAASFNSEIDALLTDQLNFYVEHIKGGQRQTHHHRIISLVAIVVGLLVIFGAVIGTLFGAISIGITSGSLGALTTGIGAVLFQQAKSALRVSECVGEPRVEFGVAQHIGVLAGTR, via the coding sequence ATGAACCCCTCTTTTATCCTTGCTCAATCCGCTTTCCAGTTCCCAGAAGAAATTGCCCTCCCCCTCGCTGTTTTATCGACAGCTCTCGCTGCAGCTGGAGTTGCCACATCAGCCTCAAGAGCACTCCAAAAACAGCGCAAGAGGGAAGTTCATGCCATCGAAGATATGGTGTCCAAGCTTGAGAGCCGGCGTGAACGGGAAAAGGAAAATTTACTTAAAATTAGCACTTCCCTAGAAGAATCATCAGGGAAAAGTGATGATCTTAATTCAAGCAGCCCAGGGAAAGAATCGGATCAGGATGGCAACTCAGTATGGGTAGACCCCACTCATGAACTCGCAGCTAGCTTCAACAGTGAGATTGATGCCCTCCTTACAGACCAGCTTAATTTCTATGTAGAACACATAAAGGGAGGTCAGCGTCAGACACACCATCACCGAATCATTTCACTTGTCGCAATTGTGGTAGGGCTCCTGGTGATATTTGGAGCCGTCATCGGCACATTATTCGGCGCTATTTCCATTGGAATTACATCAGGATCCTTAGGGGCACTTACTACTGGAATTGGCGCAGTCTTATTCCAACAGGCTAAATCGGCTCTTCGCGTTTCGGAGTGCGTAGGTGAGCCCAGGGTGGAGTTCGGGGTGGCACAACATATAGGGGTCCTGGCCGGTACAAGATGA
- a CDS encoding putative quinol monooxygenase gives MHIVNIRFKPKAKYVDTFRYTVDKFTESTRTEEGCLYFDWFRNTDYPGEYLVIGVWTDDGAKEHIKSEHYLRAQETLPPLLQQTPQIIQSEFAKKKGWERFSDFTVY, from the coding sequence ATGCATATCGTCAATATTCGCTTCAAGCCCAAGGCCAAGTACGTGGATACTTTCCGCTACACAGTCGATAAATTCACTGAGTCAACCAGGACAGAGGAAGGCTGCCTGTATTTTGATTGGTTCCGCAACACTGATTATCCGGGTGAATACCTAGTAATCGGCGTATGGACAGATGATGGCGCGAAGGAACATATTAAGAGCGAGCATTATCTGCGCGCTCAAGAAACTCTTCCGCCGTTGTTGCAACAAACTCCGCAGATTATTCAGAGTGAGTTTGCCAAGAAAAAGGGATGGGAACGCTTCAGCGATTTCACCGTCTACTAA
- a CDS encoding ABC-F family ATP-binding cassette domain-containing protein, translating to MANLINLENVSKTWGLKTLLDGVSLGVQTGDRIGVVGLNGGGKTTLLEVLTGIEPPDQGRVSHNSDLRMAVVTQRAELNDDDTVADVVLGPLGLEVFEWASNATVRDVLGGLGIVDLGLDTKVGNLSGGERRRTNLAAALVRDLDLIVLDEPTNHLDVEGVQWLASYLLSRRIAIVVVTHDRWFLDTIATTTWEVHDGVVDAYEGGYNDWTFARAERTRQSDAIEQRRQNLARKELAWLRRGAPARTSKPKYRIEAAEALISNVPEPRDKVELMAFSKSRQGRVVIELEDATVATPDDRILVEDLTWRLAPGERIGLVGVNGSGKTTLLRTLAGEHPLTAGKRIEGQTVKLGWLRQELDDLDLKRRLIDCVEDVASYVMMGDKQVSASQLAERLGFSPKRQRTPVGDLSGGERRRLQLTRVLMAEPNVLLLDEPTNDLDIDTLQELESLLDGWPGTMVVISHDRYLIERVTDSTWALFGDGKLTNLVGGIEEYLQRRAAQAAAADNGVLNLGMANEMFAAEEVIEAAPAISAQERHRITKEMNALERKMGKLDQQVEKLNKQLADAAEAMDTVKLAELDTKLRAVQDEHSELEMQWMELGEEIEG from the coding sequence ATGGCCAATCTGATTAATCTCGAGAACGTCTCCAAGACTTGGGGATTAAAAACGCTTCTCGACGGTGTCTCCTTAGGTGTTCAAACCGGCGACCGCATCGGCGTCGTCGGACTCAACGGTGGTGGCAAAACCACCTTGCTAGAAGTTCTCACCGGCATCGAGCCACCGGATCAAGGCCGTGTATCTCACAACTCTGACCTGCGCATGGCTGTGGTAACCCAGCGTGCAGAACTCAATGATGACGACACCGTTGCCGATGTGGTGCTTGGACCTTTGGGTCTAGAAGTCTTTGAGTGGGCTTCCAATGCCACCGTTCGTGATGTCTTGGGCGGCCTGGGCATTGTTGATCTTGGATTGGATACCAAGGTGGGCAACCTTTCCGGTGGCGAGCGCCGACGTACCAACCTGGCGGCGGCACTTGTCCGCGATCTTGACCTGATCGTGCTGGACGAGCCAACCAACCACCTTGACGTTGAAGGTGTGCAATGGCTGGCGTCTTATCTGCTCTCACGTCGCATTGCCATCGTGGTTGTCACACACGACCGTTGGTTCCTCGATACCATTGCTACTACCACTTGGGAAGTCCACGATGGTGTAGTTGATGCTTATGAAGGTGGCTACAACGATTGGACCTTTGCCCGCGCAGAGCGTACACGCCAATCTGATGCCATTGAGCAACGCCGACAAAACCTGGCCCGCAAGGAGCTCGCATGGCTGCGTCGTGGAGCACCAGCGCGTACCTCGAAGCCGAAGTACCGCATCGAAGCCGCAGAAGCTTTGATTTCAAATGTCCCAGAACCACGTGACAAAGTGGAGCTCATGGCATTTTCTAAGTCACGCCAGGGACGTGTGGTTATTGAATTAGAAGATGCCACCGTTGCCACTCCTGATGATCGCATCTTGGTCGAAGACCTCACCTGGCGCTTGGCACCAGGCGAGCGCATCGGTCTGGTCGGCGTTAATGGTTCCGGTAAAACTACGTTGCTGCGCACTCTGGCAGGCGAGCACCCACTGACCGCCGGCAAACGCATTGAAGGCCAAACCGTAAAGCTTGGCTGGTTGCGCCAGGAACTTGATGATCTAGATCTCAAGCGCCGCCTGATCGATTGTGTGGAAGACGTTGCTTCCTATGTAATGATGGGTGACAAGCAAGTATCCGCATCTCAGCTGGCTGAGCGTCTGGGCTTCTCACCTAAAAGGCAGCGCACTCCAGTGGGAGATCTTTCCGGTGGCGAGCGCCGCCGACTCCAGCTCACTCGCGTACTAATGGCTGAGCCAAATGTGTTGCTGCTCGATGAGCCAACAAACGACCTCGACATCGATACCCTGCAAGAGCTGGAATCTTTGCTTGACGGCTGGCCTGGCACCATGGTGGTTATTTCCCACGACCGTTACCTCATCGAACGCGTCACGGATTCCACCTGGGCACTATTCGGCGATGGCAAACTCACCAACCTGGTCGGTGGCATCGAAGAATACTTGCAGCGCCGTGCAGCACAAGCAGCAGCTGCCGATAATGGTGTGCTGAACTTGGGCATGGCGAATGAGATGTTCGCTGCAGAAGAAGTCATAGAAGCAGCACCGGCTATTTCTGCCCAGGAACGCCACCGCATCACCAAAGAAATGAACGCGCTTGAGCGGAAGATGGGCAAGCTTGACCAACAAGTGGAAAAGCTCAACAAGCAACTCGCTGATGCTGCAGAAGCTATGGATACTGTAAAACTCGCGGAACTAGATACCAAGCTCCGCGCAGTGCAGGATGAACACAGCGAATTAGAAATGCAGTGGATGGAGCTCGGCGAGGAAATCGAAGGCTAG
- a CDS encoding putative quinol monooxygenase, which translates to MILINVKFKPLPEYVATFREEVAEFTEKTRAEEGNIFFDWSINTDNPNEFILLEAFQDDAAEAHVNSDHFKAACEMFPKILSETPEIINTLIEGKTEWDRMAEFAVN; encoded by the coding sequence GTGATTTTGATTAACGTGAAATTCAAGCCATTGCCAGAGTACGTTGCCACTTTCCGTGAAGAGGTTGCAGAGTTCACAGAAAAGACCCGTGCAGAAGAAGGAAACATCTTCTTCGATTGGTCCATCAACACCGATAACCCTAATGAATTCATCCTTCTTGAAGCGTTCCAAGACGATGCTGCAGAAGCACACGTCAACAGTGATCACTTCAAGGCTGCATGCGAGATGTTCCCAAAGATTCTGTCTGAAACCCCAGAGATCATTAACACTCTCATTGAGGGCAAGACCGAATGGGATCGCATGGCTGAATTCGCAGTCAACTAA
- a CDS encoding peroxiredoxin family protein: protein MSSLDNAPLLELDIQEWVNHEGLSTEDLRGKVVLVEVFQMLCPGCVNHGVPQAQKIHRMIDQSQVQVIGLHSVFEHHDVMTPEALKVFISEFGIKFPVAIDQPREGQRIPSTMKKYRLEGTPSIILADRKGRIRQVQFGQVDDFVLGLLLGSLLSEPA, encoded by the coding sequence ATGAGTTCGCTCGATAATGCCCCATTGCTGGAATTAGATATTCAAGAATGGGTAAACCACGAAGGTTTAAGCACTGAAGATCTACGTGGAAAAGTTGTGCTGGTTGAAGTTTTTCAAATGCTTTGCCCTGGATGTGTTAATCACGGAGTTCCGCAGGCACAGAAAATTCACCGCATGATTGACCAATCCCAGGTGCAAGTCATTGGATTGCATAGCGTTTTCGAGCATCATGACGTAATGACACCGGAAGCTTTAAAGGTGTTTATTAGTGAGTTCGGGATCAAGTTTCCGGTGGCAATTGATCAGCCACGGGAAGGCCAACGGATTCCTTCAACCATGAAGAAATACCGTCTAGAAGGCACTCCCAGCATTATTTTGGCGGACCGGAAAGGTCGCATCCGCCAGGTGCAATTTGGCCAAGTCGATGATTTCGTATTGGGGTTGTTGCTGGGAAGTTTGCTTTCAGAACCCGCCTAG